The DNA segment TAACCAGCTACCTAGTTGCTTTGGTGCTGGAATTGACTCGTACATGGTTCGAAATCCCTGTCCGCCGCATCGTGATCCTTGGATTCACGGTGGTCGGTTTAGTGCTGCAGCTAGCCTATTTGATCCTTCGAGCCCAACCAGATGGGACGACCGAAGCGGGGCTGATGGCAACCTGGTACGACTGGTCCCTGCTTTTATCGTGGGGATTGGCTGCCTGTTACCTTTTTTTCCTGCTTCGCAGACCTGAAACAACGGTCGGTTCCTTCCTCCTCCCCCCCGTTTTAGCGTTAATCGCCTTGGCAATATACGTCCAGGATTCCCCTCCTTTCTCTCGCGAAGAAGCGACCGGGATTTGGCGTAATGTGCACGCGATGGCAATGCTCTTAGGCTCGCTGGCTGTCTTGCTGGGATTCCTGGCCGGTGTGATGTACCTGGTTCAGTCCTCTCGTTTAAAGCAAAAACGAGCCGGAAGAGGTCGTGTTCGGCTACCAAACTTAGAAGGTCTGCAGCATCTAAACCGCCGCTGTTTGTACTTCAGCACGATCGCTTTGGCGTGCGGATTGTTCTCGGGAGTCCTGATGAATCTCAATCGCTGGGGATCTGTTGGCTGGACCGAAAGGGGAGTGATCTTTTCGGGAATCCTATTGTTGTGGTTGGTAGCAGCGACCCTGTTTGAAATTTTTTACCGACCGTCTCGCCGAGGCCGAAAAGTCGCCTACCTAACGTTTGCTAGTTTTGTCTTTTTAGTCCTCGCTTTTGCTGCCGTATTAACCTCGCCACACGGCAGAGGCCTCCCCGACGAAGCCCCCTCCTCCGCGGATACGTCGATCTCCCTAAACTGGAAGGGAACACGATGAAACTGCAAATGATTGGGTGCAATCACCGCCAGGCAGCGGTTGAATTCCGCGAACAGTTGTCTTTCACAACCGCTCAAGCTCAAACGGCTTTAAACGATTTCCGAAATCGCTTTCCGGCGGCAGAAATTGTGCTGCTAAGCACCTGCAATCGCGTCGAGCTGTATACAGGAGCCGCCGATGGCGATGGCCCTGATCAACGCGCGATGGCCGATTTCCTTGCCACCCAGCGAAACCTGCCTACCGATGGTTTGCTTGAACAACTGGTCTATCTGGACGGACAAGCCGCGATCGAACACCTGTTCACCGTAGCGGCAAGCCTAGACAGCATGGTGGTCGGAGAAGCTCAGATTATCTCACAGGTCAAACAAGCTTATGAACTTGCCTGCGAGAGTGGATCCGCCGGCCCTTTAACGCATGCCGCTTTCCAAGCTGCCAGCCATGTCGCAAAACGTGTGGACCGAGAAACCTCAATCCATCGTCGCCGGGTAAGCGTTCCCAGTGTTGCTGTGGGTGAGGTCATCCCTGAATTCTTCGATACCCTGGCCGACAAATGCATCGTGTTAATCGGTGCCGGCGAAATGGGAGAAGAAACACTCAAATATCTGGTCACCGCTGGTGCCAAAGACATTCATGTGGTCAACCGAAGCCGCGAGCGGGCTGAAAAAATTGCCAAAGAAATTGGTGGCACCGCTCGCCCTTGGCCTGAATTAGACCTGCTTTTGACCCACGCCGATTTGATCGTCAGCACCACCGGAGCGACCGACACACTGATCACTTTAGAACGGTTTCAGACGATTCACGAAGCCCGATATGATCGCCTGCTATTGATCCTAGACCTAGCCGTCCCTCGTGACTTTGCTCACGACATAGGGGAACTTGCGAGCGTTTATCTCTATTCGGTGGACGACCTGCAGTCGGCTTGTGAACGAAACCAGCGAGAACGTCAAAAACAGTGGCCCAAGGCTCAAGGCATCATTGCCGAGGAATCCCGTAAATTCATTGCGGACCTACATCACCGGGCAACCGGACCGGTCATTCGCCAATTAAGAGACCAGGCGGAGCAACTAAAACAAGAGGAACTGAAGCGGCTGATGGGTCGCCTAAGTCAACAGACCGAACTCGGTACACAAGCGACGAAAGACATCGAACAGGCCTTTGATCGGCTGGTCAACAAACTCCTTCACCCTCCCTTGGCTTCGCTAAAAGACGATGCCGCGGCAGGTCATAGCGGAGGCCTTTTGGTTGCACTCCGTGAACTCTTCAAATTGAATGATGGCGAATAGGGGTCAGTCCCACTCGTCATCGTCTTCATCGTCGTCGTCCAGATCTTCATCTAGATCGTCCTCGTCTAGATCATCGTCGTCGTCGAACTCGACGTCGTCCTCGTCACCATCTTCGGTGTCGTCGTCGTCATCAGCATCATCGTCGTCATCTTCTTCGTCGTCATCATCATCTTCATCGTCGTCCCCGACTTCTTCCCAGTCATCCTCTTCTTCATCGTCGTCCCAGTCGTCTTCTTCATCGTCCCACTCGTCATCATCTTCATCATCCCAGTCATTTTCTTCATCCTCGATGATTGCCGTGGGCGCATCGGTCCCCGTCTCCGTGACAAGGGCAACCGCCCCACCAAGGTCAGGTGAAATCAAATTACTAGAATGGGGGCCGAGAACGGCGGTTTCCAGAGCGATGCTCACGTCGGATTCCTCTACTGAATCGCTGGGGTCAATTTGTTCATTCAAAAGCTGCGGATCGGCAAGATCGGCCTGGCTGCCCTCTTCATCATTTTCAGACGTCTCATCAGGCAGCATATCAAAACGAATGTTCGGCAGCGCGTCTACACTATGTAAACCAAATATTTGTAGAAATCGCTTTGAAGTCGAATATAGGAAGGGTCGGCCCAATTCTTCACTGCGTCCACTAATCCTTACAAGATCTCTCTCCATAAGTTGCCGCAACAATTCGCCGCAGGCAACTCCGCGGATCGCTTCGATGTTTGCTCGCATCACCGGCTGGCGATAAGCCACAATTGCCAACGTTTCCATCGCTGGCGACGAAAGACTCACTGGAGCCGGCACATGCCCCAAGCGGCGAATCCAGGGCGCAAACTGGGGGCGCGTTAGCAATTGATACCCGCCTGCGATCGACTCCACACGAATCGATCGACCATATTCATCAAAAACTTCATTTAGCCGACGGATCATGGTTCGGGCCTCCGTCGCGTCTTCAAGATTTGCTAGCTGAGCAATTTTGCGAGCGGTCTGAGGTCCTTTGGCCAGCAAAAGAACCGCTTCCACTTTTTGCAGCCGAGTCTGTGGATCGTCTTGAGGGATCGCCGGGGCTTGAACTTCGTCTTTTGACGCATGATAGACCGCATAGGGACGTCCCCAACGATTTGCCTGCTTCGTTGACGCGGACTTCCAGCCATTTCGGGAAGCCCCAGCGACTAGACGAGCGCCTGAAGTTCGATTTCGGAAGGTTGTGTTTTTCAATCCGACCTCGTTTGGGAAAGAGTACGTCGTACCGTAGAATGAGATTGTTCGCTGCCAATCAAACCGGTGGCAACCTCAAATCTATTTATTCCG comes from the Roseimaritima multifibrata genome and includes:
- the scpB gene encoding SMC-Scp complex subunit ScpB; translated protein: MKNTTFRNRTSGARLVAGASRNGWKSASTKQANRWGRPYAVYHASKDEVQAPAIPQDDPQTRLQKVEAVLLLAKGPQTARKIAQLANLEDATEARTMIRRLNEVFDEYGRSIRVESIAGGYQLLTRPQFAPWIRRLGHVPAPVSLSSPAMETLAIVAYRQPVMRANIEAIRGVACGELLRQLMERDLVRISGRSEELGRPFLYSTSKRFLQIFGLHSVDALPNIRFDMLPDETSENDEEGSQADLADPQLLNEQIDPSDSVEESDVSIALETAVLGPHSSNLISPDLGGAVALVTETGTDAPTAIIEDEENDWDDEDDDEWDDEEDDWDDDEEEDDWEEVGDDDEDDDDDEEDDDDDADDDDDTEDGDEDDVEFDDDDDLDEDDLDEDLDDDDEDDDEWD
- the ccsA gene encoding cytochrome c biogenesis protein CcsA codes for the protein MIQFLSGISVTCFVTSYLVALVLELTRTWFEIPVRRIVILGFTVVGLVLQLAYLILRAQPDGTTEAGLMATWYDWSLLLSWGLAACYLFFLLRRPETTVGSFLLPPVLALIALAIYVQDSPPFSREEATGIWRNVHAMAMLLGSLAVLLGFLAGVMYLVQSSRLKQKRAGRGRVRLPNLEGLQHLNRRCLYFSTIALACGLFSGVLMNLNRWGSVGWTERGVIFSGILLLWLVAATLFEIFYRPSRRGRKVAYLTFASFVFLVLAFAAVLTSPHGRGLPDEAPSSADTSISLNWKGTR
- the hemA gene encoding glutamyl-tRNA reductase — its product is MKLQMIGCNHRQAAVEFREQLSFTTAQAQTALNDFRNRFPAAEIVLLSTCNRVELYTGAADGDGPDQRAMADFLATQRNLPTDGLLEQLVYLDGQAAIEHLFTVAASLDSMVVGEAQIISQVKQAYELACESGSAGPLTHAAFQAASHVAKRVDRETSIHRRRVSVPSVAVGEVIPEFFDTLADKCIVLIGAGEMGEETLKYLVTAGAKDIHVVNRSRERAEKIAKEIGGTARPWPELDLLLTHADLIVSTTGATDTLITLERFQTIHEARYDRLLLILDLAVPRDFAHDIGELASVYLYSVDDLQSACERNQRERQKQWPKAQGIIAEESRKFIADLHHRATGPVIRQLRDQAEQLKQEELKRLMGRLSQQTELGTQATKDIEQAFDRLVNKLLHPPLASLKDDAAAGHSGGLLVALRELFKLNDGE